The Coffea arabica cultivar ET-39 chromosome 8e, Coffea Arabica ET-39 HiFi, whole genome shotgun sequence genome window below encodes:
- the LOC113706740 gene encoding uncharacterized protein translates to MVQPEETPTSTGLLSSESMNNMSERLSKLDNLYFPRAIQPSATTAAQRQSLLLDLLSRDAAVFLERYGSELTPDELKEFDVLKGDYEINWHLNHLRSVLSPTAEELKSRSTRIKNRRLAYLDKLISDGQYFSEDEMREREPYLHHEFVGKFQDPSGRSMARPGERWSETLMRRSEEAMLVQKIRGEQQRLGVAERDWVGNEEAQEEGESQSESESEEEEEEEEEEEEEEEEEEDGNNDEREYMKTHVANGTSQVQEVPIDDISAGNNGQPTASKPAEEESLSLEEMQDRMDQFIYIMKQKFLSGEDHQHMDYSKIDEDESLDDHWMKEANDDAEEKYFDDI, encoded by the exons ATGGTGCAGCCGGAGGAGACGCCGACCTCGACTGGGCTGCTGAGCAGCGAATCCATGAATAACATGTCCGAGAGACTATCCAAGCTCGATAATTTGTACTTTCCTCGAGCAATCCAACCCTCAGCCACCACCGCCGCCCAACGCCAGTCCCTCCTCCTTGACCTCCTCTCTCGTGACGCCGCAGTTTTCTTAG AGAGATATGGATCAGAATTAACACCAGATGAGCTTAAGGAATTTGATGTTTTAAAAGGTGATTATGAAATCAATTGGCATTTAAATCACTTACGAAGTGTGCTTAGTCCAACAGCGGAGGAGTTGAAGTCTAGGTCTACAAGAATTAAGAATAGAAGGCTGGCATATTTAGATAAATTAATTAGTGACGGGCAGTATTTCTCAGAGGATGAAATGAGGGAAAGAGAGCCTTACCTGCACCATGAGTTTGTAGGGAAGTTTCAGGATCCTAGTGGGAGGAGCATGGCTAGGCCTGGGGAGAGGTGGTCAGAAACTTTGATGAGGCGTTCTGAAGAGGCAATGCTAGTTCAGAAAATTAGGGGGGAGCAGCAGCGGCTAGGTGTTGCCGAGAGAGATTGGGTGGGTAATGAGGAAGCACAAGAAGAGGGAGAATCACAATCAGAATCAGaatcagaagaagaagaagaagaagaagaagaagaagaagaagaagaagaagaggaagaagatggCAATAACGATGAGAGAGAATACATGAAGACTCATGTTGCTAATGGGACTTCACAAGTTCAGGAG GTGCCCATAGATGATATTTCAGCTGGAAATAATGGACAACCCACAGCGAGTAAACCTGCTGAGGAGGAAAGTTTATCCTTGGAAGAGATGCAAGATCGCATGGACCAGTTTATCTACATCATGAAGCAAAAATTTTTATCAGGGGAAGATCATCAGCATATGGATTATTCGAAAATTGACGAGGATGAGAGTTTAGATGATCACTGGATGAAAGAAGCAAATGATGATGCAGAAGAGAAGTATTTCGATGACATTTGA